The Chitinophaga parva genomic sequence AGCTACCTGAAACTGCGCTCTGCCAGCCTTTCTTACAGCCTTCCTACCAAATGGCTTACGAAGATCAGGGGCAGCAACTTCCGCGTGTATGCAGAAGGGCAGAACCTCTTTACCTGGATGAAGAACAAGTACATCTTTGATCCTGAAACCAGCGTGCCGGGCGGCCCTCCGGGCCTTGGTACGGGCAACATTGCCATGCCGCCGCTGCGCACCATCGTGTTTGGTATCAATTGTTCATTCTAAACCTGAAAGTCATGTTACGTTTTACACTGCATAAAAAATTCATACCCGCCCTGCTGCTCACCGCGGTGACCCTGGGCGCCTGTAAAAAGCTGGTGGAGATAGGCCCGCCGGTAAATCAGGTGGGGCTGGACCAGGCCTTTGCCAGCGATGCTACTGCTACCAGCGCCGTGCTGGGTGTGTATAACAGTGTGGGCACCCGCTCTCTTATTTTACCTATGAGCCAGTTGCCGGGATTGTCTGCCAATGAAATGATGAACTCCGTCTCATCTGCCGCTTATGATGAATTCAGCACTAATTCCCTCACCATTACCAATAGCCTTGTTACCAACACCATCTGGGCATATGGTTACAGTGCACTGGGGCAGGCCAATGCCATGCTGGCGGGCATTACGCGCAGCAATGCCCTTTCCGCGGGCGTAAAAAGCCAACTGCTGGGTGAAGTAAAGACCTGGCGTGCTTTCCTGCTGTTTGAACTGGTGAATTGCTTTGGAGATATTCCCATGCCGCTTACAGACGATCCTATTGCCAATGCCACGCTGCCCCGCACACCGGCTGCAGATGTGTGGAAGCAGATCATACAGGATCTTTCGGATGCGCAAGGACTGCTTACCGATGCATATCCTACTCCGCTGCGGGCGCGGGTAAACCGGCAAACAGCCAATGCATTGCTGGCCCGCGCTTACCTGTACACGAAGGATTATGCCAATGCAGAAACCACGGCCAGCCTGGTGATGAGCTCCGGACTATATACGTTGAATAAAGACCTGAACAGTGTATTTACCAACAGCAGCAACGAGATCATCTGGCAACTGTACACCGTGAATGGTCTTTCTATTTACATGACCAACCAGGATTCACAAGGCGGCAGCTATTCCGCTGCAGCCGGCGCAGTGCCGGCCATGGTGCTTACAGACACGCTGTACAACAGCCTGGAAGACGGGGACCTGCGTAAGGCCAACTGGATAACGCCTACGGTACTGGGTGGCACCAGCTGGAAATTCATCACCAAGTACAAACAACGCGCATTGGCCGCCGGGGCTTCCATTGGTACGGAATATAACGTGGTGCTGCGCCTTGCGGAGCAGTACCTCATCCGCGCGGAAGCACGGGCGCAGCGGGATAACCTTACCGGCGCCATTGCCGATGTGGACAGCATCCGCAGCCGTGCAGGCCTGCCCATGCTTGACAACGGCCTTGGCAAACAGGCATTGCTGCTGGCCATCGAAAAGGAGCGGAAGGCAGAGCTCTTTGCAGAGTGGGGCCACCGCTGGTTTGACCTGAAGCGCACCGCCAGCATTATCACTGCCGGTAAAACACGCGCAGACGATGTGATAGGCGGCATGCGCCCGGCCACATGGTCTTCTACAGACATCCTGTATCCCATCCCGGATGCGCAACGCACGGCCAATCCCGCGCTGACGCAGAACCCGGGTTATTGATCCATCACCCATAACCACCATTTACATGAAGAAACGTTTTTACCTGCTGGTATGCAGTGGCCTGCTGGCTGTAGCTGCACCAGCGTTAGCACAACAGGGTCCCCAGCCGGACCCCGTGACCGCCGGCTATAACAAGCTGCTGGCCGGCGACAGCGCCGCCCACCTGGAACTGGAAGGCAAGCTGTATGCCCTGCTGCAAAGCAAGGCAGAAAAGGACTGGCTTACCGCTGCCAATTATTTTTACCGGCTTAAAAAAGCCAAAACGGTAGACTCCATACAAGCCGCTGTGGCAAAGCGTTTCCCGGAAGGTGTCTATGTGCGCAATACTGCCGTGCAGCAGGTGTATGATGAAAAAGACCCGGTGAAGAAAGAAGCGCTGAAAGATGCGTGGATGGCCAGGTTTCCGCCAGCCCGGTATGATAATAATGACCACATTGTGTACGACTATGCCCGCAACGCGGTGGGCATGGCCTACCTGGATGCTGGCAACGTTGCCAAGGGCATTGCTTATGCAGACAGTATTGCATCGCCTTTCTGGAAAGGGCAGGGCTGGGTAGGCACCGCAGAGCGGCTTATGAAGCTGGGCAACTACGCAGCCGCCAAACCGCTGCTGAAGAAAGCTATTGAAGATGCATGGTCTTTCCGTACTACACGCAAAGCCGAGATGGGCGCAAGCTTTGCCGCCATTGGCTATCCCGGCTACCTGGCAGATTATGTGAACTGCCTGTACCACGATAAGGAATATGACTCTGCGCTGGTGTACATACAGCGTGCATTAGAAGCAGAAAACCCGCCCCGCCCGCAGGTGCAGGAAATGTATGCCCGCGTGCTGATGGAAAAAGGTGACTACCCGAAAGCAATGGGTTTCCTCAGTGACATCGCCGCAAAGGGGAAACTGGACTCCCTGAGCAAAGCAGAACTGGCCACGGTGTACGCCAAAGTAAGGGGTGGTAGCGGTTTTGACGCCTACCTGGATTCACTGAAAGCCGGTCTCAATGACCGCGTGCGCGAAGAAATGGCCAAGACCATTATCAACGAAGCGGCGCCCGGCTTTACGCTGAAAGACCTGAATGGTAAGACCGTAACACTGGCCAGCCTGAAAGGAAAGACCGTGGTGCTGGACTTCTGGGCCACCTGGTGCGGCCCTTGCAAAGCCTCTTTCCCGGCCATGCAGAAGGCGCAGGAGAAATATAAAAATGACCCCAACGTGAAGTTCCTTTTTGTGCACACCTGGGAAAAAAGTGCAAAAGCCACCGCGGAAGCCCGCAAGTTTATCACGGATCATCATTATCCCTTCCAGGTGCTGATGGACCTGAAAGATGCTGATACCGGGGAAAACAAGGTAGTGAGCAGTTACAAGGTGAATGGCATTCCCACAAAATTCATCATTGATAAGAACGGCAATATCCGCTTCCGCTTCACTGGCTTCTCTGGTGGGGAAGATGCCGCGGTAGCAGAAGTATCGGCGATGATCAGCCTTGCACAAAGCAACTGATGATACATTCCCGGGCAGGCGCCAGTAAGCCTGCCGGGAAAAGTAAAAGCCCCGCGTTGCGTATGCAGCGCGGGGCTTTTTATATGGTTGATAAAGGAGTTAGTTTTCCATTTTCTCCGCCTGGAAAATATTGAAGCTTACCGCGGTGCCTTTTACTTTCAGCGCTACCACGCCATGCGCGGGTACCTGGAAAGCAGCTGTGGCGGCGGTGCTGCGGGCCTGGTCCTTGTGCTGCCACAGGTCGCGGAGTACGTAGCCGGAAGCGGCCTGGATGCCAATGCTGTCCAGGTTCAGGGTAATGCTGGCCGGTGCATTGGCACGGTTCAGCAGGGCCACGCCTACCTGCCCGCTGGTGGTGCTGCCCAGGGGTTTGGCCCATACTTCCTGGTCACCGCTTTTTTGCAGGCGGCGTGCCTGGTAGCAAAGCGGGTCCTGGTTCAGGGCTATCACTTCCGTGTTGGTCACCAGGTCCATGGTTTCCTTGCTCATGGTACGCAGGTCGTTGCCCAGCAGCAGGGGAGAGTTCATGACGCACCACATGGTAAAGTGGGTGCGGTCTTCGTCCTGGCTCATGCCACGCCCTACCTGCAGCATGTCCATGTCGTTGAAATGCCCGGGAGTGCAGTATCTCCAGAGATCTGCATTCAGGTCTATGATGTGGAGGATGGAGTTGAAGTGGTTGCTGATATCGCCGGAAATACGCCAGGAGTCTGCTACCAGGGGCGCCCACTTGCCGGGGAACTGCCAGCGGCAGATGTTGTAGAACGCGCTGGGTTTTATGGCGCGGATGTACTGGCTCAGTTGTGTGTAGCGCAGTTGCTCATCCAGGCCCAGGCGGGTGCCGCCACACCAGTCTATTTTAATGAAGTCGTAGTTCCAGGTTTGCAGCATGAGCGTAAGGTCTTCCTGCTCATGCCCATACAGGCCGGAGCCGGTTTCTATACTGTCCTTGTCGCCATACACGGCGCAGAGATTAATGCCGGCATCAGAGTAGATGCCCGCTTTGAGGCCTTTGCTGTGGATGTAAGTGGCCAGGGCTTTCATGCCTGCGGGGAAGCGTTTGGTGTTGGTCAGCAGGTGGCCTTTAGCATCGCGGCCGGCC encodes the following:
- a CDS encoding RagB/SusD family nutrient uptake outer membrane protein, with protein sequence MLRFTLHKKFIPALLLTAVTLGACKKLVEIGPPVNQVGLDQAFASDATATSAVLGVYNSVGTRSLILPMSQLPGLSANEMMNSVSSAAYDEFSTNSLTITNSLVTNTIWAYGYSALGQANAMLAGITRSNALSAGVKSQLLGEVKTWRAFLLFELVNCFGDIPMPLTDDPIANATLPRTPAADVWKQIIQDLSDAQGLLTDAYPTPLRARVNRQTANALLARAYLYTKDYANAETTASLVMSSGLYTLNKDLNSVFTNSSNEIIWQLYTVNGLSIYMTNQDSQGGSYSAAAGAVPAMVLTDTLYNSLEDGDLRKANWITPTVLGGTSWKFITKYKQRALAAGASIGTEYNVVLRLAEQYLIRAEARAQRDNLTGAIADVDSIRSRAGLPMLDNGLGKQALLLAIEKERKAELFAEWGHRWFDLKRTASIITAGKTRADDVIGGMRPATWSSTDILYPIPDAQRTANPALTQNPGY
- a CDS encoding redoxin domain-containing protein; the encoded protein is MKKRFYLLVCSGLLAVAAPALAQQGPQPDPVTAGYNKLLAGDSAAHLELEGKLYALLQSKAEKDWLTAANYFYRLKKAKTVDSIQAAVAKRFPEGVYVRNTAVQQVYDEKDPVKKEALKDAWMARFPPARYDNNDHIVYDYARNAVGMAYLDAGNVAKGIAYADSIASPFWKGQGWVGTAERLMKLGNYAAAKPLLKKAIEDAWSFRTTRKAEMGASFAAIGYPGYLADYVNCLYHDKEYDSALVYIQRALEAENPPRPQVQEMYARVLMEKGDYPKAMGFLSDIAAKGKLDSLSKAELATVYAKVRGGSGFDAYLDSLKAGLNDRVREEMAKTIINEAAPGFTLKDLNGKTVTLASLKGKTVVLDFWATWCGPCKASFPAMQKAQEKYKNDPNVKFLFVHTWEKSAKATAEARKFITDHHYPFQVLMDLKDADTGENKVVSSYKVNGIPTKFIIDKNGNIRFRFTGFSGGEDAAVAEVSAMISLAQSN
- a CDS encoding glycoside hydrolase family 27 protein, yielding MNRKLLCCFFASLCLHAGLLHAQSTPRSTTPMMGWSSWNEFHVNISEQVIRGQADVMANSKLKAAGYQYVNTDDGFLAGRDAKGHLLTNTKRFPAGMKALATYIHSKGLKAGIYSDAGINLCAVYGDKDSIETGSGLYGHEQEDLTLMLQTWNYDFIKIDWCGGTRLGLDEQLRYTQLSQYIRAIKPSAFYNICRWQFPGKWAPLVADSWRISGDISNHFNSILHIIDLNADLWRYCTPGHFNDMDMLQVGRGMSQDEDRTHFTMWCVMNSPLLLGNDLRTMSKETMDLVTNTEVIALNQDPLCYQARRLQKSGDQEVWAKPLGSTTSGQVGVALLNRANAPASITLNLDSIGIQAASGYVLRDLWQHKDQARSTAATAAFQVPAHGVVALKVKGTAVSFNIFQAEKMEN